DNA sequence from the Brachybacterium sp. P6-10-X1 genome:
GCACCAGCGAACTCATTCCGCTGTGCCACCCGCTGCCGCTCAGCGGCATCGAGCTCGACCTCCTCCCTCGCGAGGACCGCGTCGAGATCACCGCCCGGGTCCGGACGACCGGCGTCACGGGCGTGGAGATGGAGGCGCTCACGGCTGCCTCCGTCGCGGCGCTGACCGTGTACGACATGATCAAGGCCGTCGACCACCTCGCCACCATCGAGCAGATGCAGGTCCTGGCCAAGTCCGGGGGCAAGAGCGGAGACTGGCGCCGTCAGGACGAGGGCGACCCGTCCCGCGAGGAGGGAGAGGAGGGAAGAGCATGAAGGAGATGCCCGCCCGGCGCAGCGATGAGGACTGCGTCCAGCGCGAGGACCCGCAGCAGCCTCCGCCGCTGTGCGGCAGCGCGCGGATCATCATCGCCTCGACCCGTGCCGCCGACGGCACCTACGAGGACCGCACCGGGCCTCTGCTGGAGACCTGGCTCCGCG
Encoded proteins:
- the moaC gene encoding cyclic pyranopterin monophosphate synthase MoaC, encoding MNDLSHVRSDGSAHMVDVTAKAATAREASARAVLRTRTDVVDRIAGGDLPKGEALATARIAGIMGAKRTSELIPLCHPLPLSGIELDLLPREDRVEITARVRTTGVTGVEMEALTAASVAALTVYDMIKAVDHLATIEQMQVLAKSGGKSGDWRRQDEGDPSREEGEEGRA